A genomic region of Ammospiza nelsoni isolate bAmmNel1 chromosome 3, bAmmNel1.pri, whole genome shotgun sequence contains the following coding sequences:
- the CD93 gene encoding complement component C1q receptor, protein MATLRPLLLLLLLAWRCGGEDAEVLCADSACYTLHRDESNWKSAQERCQDNGGNLAPAGSAGEAERLRELLATAGWAGPAWLGLALPRGHCVRPQEPLRGFSWVAGGEPGNFSQWASEPAVTCVSARCVALRPPGPHGPAGWADRACRSTLPAFLCKFSFQGMCGLLPLAGRGTVTYATPFGVRSARLAAAPFGTLAEVQCDSGRAAAFAVCKGPLAGGGFAWHPPGPLCPVDCGHHNGGCQQRCLDVPGEPPRCACHPGYVLAADMASCLAEDSCHPNPCQGSCRPRPGGFECGCEPGYALAADGRGCSDVDECESGPCQHQCHNIPGGFQCLCRPGYRPAGPAGHQCHDVDECAQPHACPQLCINIPGSFRCTCRPGFQRQPGGDSCLDVDECLRDPCPGACRNFPGGYECLCPPGSLRDADGHGCSPGEAIPNSIPESSSIPQSSSSIPQSSTVIPQSSSSIPKSSGIPKSSGIPQSSGIPQSSGIPRTTRIPWTTSIPRSLGMPTAGLGAGSDEHSADGPRLLLYYIVGSLVAILLLLAFALALVACRKRAARREKPPAKNAADNYCWVPEQPESRGERR, encoded by the coding sequence ATGGCCACGCTCCGgccgctcctgctgctgctgctgctggcctggcgCTGCGGAGGGGAGGACGCGGAGGTGCTGTGCGCCGACAGCGCCTGCTACACCCTGCACCGGGATGAGAGCAACTGGAAAAGCGCCCAGGAGCGCTGCCAGGATAACGGAGGCAACCTGGCGCCGGCGGGCAGCGCGGGCGAGGCCGAGCGGCTGCGGGAGCTGCTGGCCACCGCCGGCTGGGCCGGCCCGGCCTGGCTCGGGCTCGCCCTGCCCCGGGGCCACTGCGTGCGGCCGCAGGAGCCGCTGCGAGGCTTCTCCTGGGTGGCCGGAGGGGAGCCGGGCAACTTCTCGCAGTGGGCATCCGAGCCGGCCGTCACCTGCGTGAGCGCCCGCTGTGTGGCCCTGAGGCCGCCCGGCCCTCACGGCCCCGCCGGCTGGGCCGACCGGGCCTGCCGGAGCACGCTGCCGGCTTTCCTCTGCAAGTTCAGCTTCCAGGGAATGTGCGGGCTCCTGCCGCTGGCCGGCCGAGGCACGGTCACCTACGCCACGCCGTTCGGGGTGCGCAGCGCCCGCCTGGCCGCCGCTCCCTTCGGCACGCTGGCCGAGGTGCAGTGCGACAGCGGCCGGGCCGCGGCCTTCGCCGTCTGCAAGGGGCCGCTGGCCGGGGGCGGCTTCGCCTGGCACCCGCCGGGTCCGCTGTGCCCCGTGGACTGCGGGCACCACAACGGGGGCTGCCAGCAGCGCTGCCTGGACGTGCCCGGCGAGCCCCCGCGCTGCGCCTGCCACCCCGGCTACGTGCTGGCCGCCGACATGGCCTCCTGCCTGGCCGAGGATTCCTGCCATCCcaacccctgccagggctcctgccGCCCGCGGCCCGGCGGCTTCGAGTGCGGCTGCGAGCCCGGCTACGCCCTGGCGGCCGACGGGCGCGGGTGCTCGGATGTGGATGAGTGCGAGTCCGGGCCGTGCCAGCACCAGTGCCACAACATTCCCGGCGGCTTCCAGTGCCTCTGCCGGCCCGGCTACCGCCCCGCGGGGCCCGCTGGCCACCAGTGCCACGACGTGGACGAgtgtgcccagccccacgcgTGCCCGCAGCTCTGCATCAACATTCCCGGCTCCTTCCGCTGCACCTGCCGGCCCGGCTTCCAGCGGCAGCCGGGAGGAGATTCCTGCCTGGATGTGGATGAATGCCTGCGGGATCCGTGTCCCGGCGCCTGCCGCAACTTCCCCGGCGGCTACGAGTGCCTGTGCCCGCCTGGCTCCCTCCGGGACGCGGATGGCCACGGCTGCAGCCCCGGAGAGGCGATCCCAAACAGTATCCCAGAGAGCTCCAGCATcccacagagctccagcagcatcccacAGAGCTCCACTGTCATcccacagagctccagcagcatcccaaagaGCTCCGGCATCCCAAAGAGCTCGGGCATCCCACAGAGCTCCGGCATCCCACAGAGCTCCGGCATCCCCCGCACCACGCGCATCCCATGGACCACGAGCATCCCGCGTTCTCTGGGAATGCCCACGGCGGGACTGGGGGCCGGCTCGGACGAGCACAGCGCCGACGGGCCGCGGCTGCTGCTCTACTACATCGTGGGCAGCCTGGTGgccatcctgctcctgctggcgTTCGCCCTGGCGCTCGTGGCTTGCCGGAAAAGGGCGGCCAGGAGGGAGAAGCCTCCGGCCAAAAACGCGGCCGATAATTATTGCTGGGTGCCCGAGCAGCCCGAGAGCCGCGGGGAGCGCAGGTAG